From the genome of Schaalia dentiphila ATCC 17982, one region includes:
- a CDS encoding proline--tRNA ligase: MLRNLSTFFLRTLREDPADAEVNSHKLLVRAGYIRRSAPGIYTWLPLGLRTLRKIEDIVREEMDAMGAQEVHFPGLIPAEPYKATNRWEEYGPTLFKLNDRKGGDYLLAPTHEEMFTLLVKDMYSSYKDLPATLYQIQTKYRDEARPRAGLIRGREFVMKDAYSFDIDDEGLNASYQAERDTYERIFQRLGLRYVIVSAMSGAMGGSRSEEFLHPSPIGEDTFVASPGGYAANAEAVTTPVPEAQDASGVPAPLEVPTPDAPTIESLVDLLNDQYPREDRPWTAADTLKNVVVTLTHPDGEHELLVVGVPGDRDVDMKRLEASVAPAEVEMASDSDFEPHPELVRGYIGPTVLGPNSPKRVVDEEGNASGSVRYLVDPRVVEGTAWVTGANAEQRHVLNLVMGRDFAADGTIEAAEVREGDLAPDGSGPLHLERGIEIGHIFQLGRKYAKALGLTVLDENGKTQVVTMGSYGIGVTRVMAALAEANCDDKGLSWPAQIAPFDVHVLATGKGDEVFETAQSLGEELDAAGLDVLVDDRRKVSAGVKFKDYELVGVPFGLVVGRSLADGDVEIRVRGTGETIVVPVEEAVARLRELHAAALKGE; the protein is encoded by the coding sequence ATGCTTCGAAATCTCTCGACTTTCTTCCTGCGAACCCTGCGTGAGGACCCGGCCGACGCCGAGGTCAATTCGCACAAGCTTCTGGTGCGTGCCGGCTACATTCGACGCTCCGCCCCCGGCATCTACACGTGGCTGCCCCTCGGCCTGCGCACGCTGCGCAAGATCGAGGACATCGTCCGCGAGGAGATGGATGCGATGGGCGCTCAGGAAGTGCACTTCCCGGGCCTGATCCCCGCCGAGCCCTACAAGGCGACGAACCGTTGGGAAGAGTACGGGCCGACGCTATTTAAGCTCAACGACCGTAAGGGCGGCGACTACCTGCTTGCCCCCACGCACGAGGAAATGTTCACCCTGCTGGTGAAGGACATGTACTCCTCGTACAAGGACCTGCCCGCCACGCTGTACCAGATTCAGACGAAGTACCGTGACGAGGCCCGCCCGCGTGCCGGTCTGATCCGCGGCCGCGAGTTCGTCATGAAGGACGCCTACTCCTTCGACATTGACGACGAGGGTCTGAACGCCTCCTACCAGGCTGAGCGCGATACCTACGAGCGCATCTTCCAGCGCCTGGGTCTGCGCTACGTCATCGTCTCCGCGATGAGCGGCGCGATGGGCGGCTCCCGCTCCGAGGAGTTCCTGCACCCCTCGCCGATCGGTGAGGACACCTTCGTGGCGTCCCCGGGTGGCTACGCCGCCAACGCCGAGGCCGTGACGACCCCCGTGCCTGAGGCTCAGGATGCGTCCGGCGTGCCCGCGCCCCTCGAGGTTCCGACCCCCGACGCTCCGACCATCGAGTCGCTCGTTGATCTGCTCAACGATCAGTATCCGCGCGAGGACCGTCCCTGGACCGCCGCCGACACGCTGAAGAACGTCGTCGTGACGCTGACGCACCCGGACGGCGAGCACGAGCTCCTCGTCGTGGGCGTGCCCGGCGACCGTGACGTTGACATGAAGCGTCTCGAGGCCTCCGTGGCTCCCGCCGAGGTCGAGATGGCGTCGGATTCCGACTTCGAGCCGCACCCCGAGCTGGTGCGCGGCTACATCGGCCCGACGGTTCTCGGACCGAACTCCCCGAAGCGCGTCGTGGACGAGGAGGGCAACGCCTCCGGTTCCGTGCGTTACCTGGTGGACCCGCGCGTCGTCGAGGGAACCGCCTGGGTGACGGGTGCAAACGCCGAGCAGCGTCACGTCCTGAATCTCGTGATGGGCCGCGACTTCGCCGCTGACGGTACGATCGAGGCCGCCGAGGTGCGCGAGGGCGACCTGGCTCCCGACGGCTCGGGCCCCCTCCACCTGGAGCGCGGCATCGAGATCGGTCATATCTTCCAGCTGGGCCGTAAGTACGCCAAGGCTCTCGGTTTGACTGTCCTCGACGAGAACGGCAAGACCCAGGTCGTCACCATGGGTTCGTACGGCATCGGCGTTACCCGCGTCATGGCAGCCCTGGCCGAGGCCAACTGCGATGACAAGGGTCTGAGCTGGCCCGCGCAGATCGCCCCCTTTGACGTGCATGTCCTGGCTACCGGCAAGGGTGACGAAGTCTTTGAGACCGCGCAGTCTCTGGGCGAGGAGCTCGACGCGGCCGGCCTGGATGTTCTCGTCGACGATCGCCGCAAGGTGAGTGCTGGCGTGAAGTTCAAGGACTACGAGCTCGTGGGCGTGCCCTTCGGCCTGGTTGTTGGACGTTCGCTGGCCGACGGCGACGTGGAGATCCGCGTGCGCGGCACCGGCGAGACCATCGTCGTACCCGTCGAGGAAGCCGTTGCGCGCCTGCGCGAGCTTCACGCTGCGGCCCTGAAGGGGGAATGA
- the ispG gene encoding flavodoxin-dependent (E)-4-hydroxy-3-methylbut-2-enyl-diphosphate synthase: MPEVSASPFPRKQTRRIMVGDVPVGGGARVSVQSMTTTKTHDIGATLQQIAELTAAGCDIVRVACPTDKDADALPIIARQSRIPVIADIHFKPKYVFQAIEAGCGAVRVNPGNIRKFDDQVKDICKAASDHGVSLRIGVNAGSLDPRLLKKYGRATPEALVESAIWEASLFEENDFHDFKISVKHHDVLTMIQAYRMLSEAGDWPLHLGVTEAGPAFQGTIKSVSAFSVLLAEGIGDTIRVSLSAPPVEEIKVGTKMLEFMGLREKTLEIVSCPSCGRAQVDVWTLAEDVTEGLKDLTVPLRVAVMGCVVNGPGEAREADLGVASGNGKGQIFIRGEVVETVPEDQIVETLIRRANALAEELGLEPGSGSVEVGPITAPDVKLPGIDF, encoded by the coding sequence ATGCCCGAAGTCTCGGCATCGCCGTTCCCGCGCAAGCAGACGCGTCGCATCATGGTGGGTGACGTTCCCGTGGGCGGTGGCGCGCGGGTTTCCGTCCAGTCCATGACGACGACGAAGACGCACGACATCGGCGCGACCCTCCAGCAGATCGCCGAGCTGACGGCCGCCGGCTGCGACATCGTTCGCGTCGCCTGCCCGACGGATAAGGACGCGGACGCGCTGCCTATCATCGCGAGGCAGTCGCGTATCCCGGTGATCGCTGACATTCACTTCAAGCCGAAGTACGTCTTCCAGGCGATCGAGGCCGGCTGTGGTGCCGTGCGTGTGAATCCGGGTAACATCCGCAAGTTCGATGACCAGGTGAAGGACATCTGCAAGGCCGCCTCCGATCACGGCGTGTCGCTGCGCATCGGTGTGAACGCAGGATCGCTCGATCCTCGACTGCTGAAGAAGTACGGCCGTGCCACGCCCGAGGCCCTCGTCGAGTCCGCGATCTGGGAAGCCTCCCTGTTCGAGGAGAACGACTTCCACGACTTCAAGATCTCGGTCAAGCACCACGATGTGCTGACGATGATCCAGGCCTACCGCATGCTGTCCGAGGCGGGGGACTGGCCCCTGCACCTGGGCGTCACCGAGGCCGGTCCCGCCTTCCAGGGAACGATTAAGTCCGTGTCCGCTTTCTCGGTGCTTTTGGCCGAGGGGATCGGTGACACGATTCGCGTCTCGCTGTCCGCTCCTCCCGTTGAGGAGATTAAGGTGGGCACGAAGATGCTGGAGTTCATGGGTCTGCGCGAGAAGACTCTCGAGATCGTCTCGTGCCCGTCGTGTGGTCGCGCCCAGGTGGACGTGTGGACGCTCGCCGAGGACGTCACCGAGGGCCTGAAGGACCTGACGGTCCCGCTGCGCGTGGCCGTGATGGGCTGCGTCGTGAACGGTCCGGGCGAGGCTCGCGAGGCCGACCTGGGTGTCGCCTCCGGCAACGGCAAGGGACAGATCTTCATTCGTGGCGAGGTCGTCGAGACCGTGCCCGAGGACCAGATCGTCGAGACCCTCATTCGCCGTGCGAATGCCCTCGCGGAGGAACTGGGCCTGGAGCCCGGTTCCGGCAGCGTCGAGGTCGGCCCAATCACCGCCCCGGACGTCAAGCTCCCGGGCATCGATTTCTAA
- the aceE gene encoding pyruvate dehydrogenase (acetyl-transferring), homodimeric type, with translation MSQLHESHPVVNGLIPQVPDNDPQETAEWVESLSGLINEKGGPRARYILLHMLEEARRNGVQLPQEYTTPYVNTIPVDQEPYFPGDEAMEREYRRWIRWNAAVQVTRAQRPGVKVGGHISSYASVATLYEVGLNHFFRGKDHPGGGDHVFFQGHASPGPYARAFLEGRLSEEQMDGFRQQVSTEHGLPSYPHPRQLEHFWEFPTVSLGLGPAEAIYQAWFDRYLHMNGIKDTSQQHTWAFIGDGEMDEPESRGMLQLAAQQRLDNLTFVINCNLQRLDGPVRGNGKIIQELEAFFKGAGWNVIKVIWGRGWDQLLAADKDDALVHVMNETLDGDYQTFRANDGAYVREHFFGRDPRTKEMVKNWTDEQLWELKRGGHDYRKVYAAYKAAMDHTGQPTVILAHTIKGYALGSHFAGRNSTHQMKKLTLEDAKQLRDRLQIPITDEELERDPYMPPYYMPPADHPALQYMKERREILGGWVPERRADRQPKLPALPTRPFEALSKGSGKLEVATTMALVRLIKDLLKDKEVGKYFVPIIPDEARTFGLDAIFPSAKIFNTTGQSYTPVDADMMLSYRESEQGRILHTGITEAGSSAAFQVVGTAYATHDLPMVPIYIFYSMFGFQRTGDQFWAAGDQLTKGFVIGATAGRTTLAGEGLQHMDGHSQVLAATNHAFVSYDPAYAYEIRHIMADGLQRMYGDADGRDPNVMYYITVYNEPIHQPAEPENVDVEGIIKGIYNVDEHQNFGGPKAQLLASGVGVPWAREARELLARDWGVDAAVWSVTSWNELRRDGLDAEEHNFLHPSEPRRTPYVSTKLAGREGPFVASSDFDRMLPDQIRQWIPGDYHVLGADGFGFSDTRRAARRWYHIDAESMVVRTLAALADKGQVDPSVVQQAIEKYDLFNYSIQGNDHAGEE, from the coding sequence GTGAGCCAACTCCACGAGTCCCACCCCGTCGTTAACGGCCTGATTCCTCAGGTTCCCGACAACGATCCCCAGGAGACCGCCGAATGGGTTGAGTCCCTGTCCGGGCTCATCAACGAAAAGGGCGGTCCCCGCGCACGCTACATCCTGCTGCACATGCTGGAAGAAGCGCGCCGCAACGGCGTTCAGCTCCCCCAGGAGTACACGACCCCCTACGTCAACACCATCCCCGTTGACCAGGAGCCGTACTTCCCCGGCGACGAAGCCATGGAGCGCGAATACCGCCGCTGGATCCGCTGGAACGCCGCCGTCCAGGTGACGCGCGCTCAACGCCCCGGCGTCAAGGTGGGCGGACACATCTCTTCCTACGCCTCGGTTGCCACCCTCTACGAGGTCGGCCTCAACCACTTCTTCCGCGGCAAGGACCACCCCGGCGGCGGCGACCACGTGTTCTTCCAGGGACACGCCTCCCCCGGCCCCTACGCCCGTGCCTTCCTCGAGGGTCGTCTCTCCGAAGAGCAGATGGACGGCTTCCGTCAGCAGGTCTCCACGGAGCACGGCCTGCCCTCGTACCCGCACCCGCGCCAGCTTGAGCACTTCTGGGAGTTCCCCACGGTCTCGCTCGGCCTGGGTCCCGCCGAGGCCATCTACCAGGCCTGGTTCGACCGCTACCTGCACATGAACGGCATCAAGGACACGTCACAGCAGCACACATGGGCCTTCATTGGCGACGGTGAGATGGACGAGCCCGAGTCCCGCGGCATGCTCCAGCTCGCCGCTCAGCAGCGCCTGGACAACCTGACCTTCGTCATCAACTGCAACCTGCAGCGTCTCGACGGCCCTGTGCGCGGTAACGGCAAGATCATCCAGGAGCTCGAGGCCTTCTTCAAGGGCGCCGGCTGGAACGTCATCAAGGTCATCTGGGGCCGCGGGTGGGACCAGCTGCTCGCCGCCGACAAGGACGACGCCCTCGTCCACGTCATGAACGAGACCCTGGATGGCGACTACCAGACCTTCCGCGCGAACGACGGCGCCTACGTGCGTGAGCACTTCTTCGGCCGCGACCCGCGCACCAAGGAAATGGTCAAGAACTGGACCGACGAGCAGCTCTGGGAGCTCAAGCGCGGCGGCCACGACTACCGCAAGGTCTACGCAGCCTACAAGGCAGCCATGGACCACACCGGCCAGCCGACCGTCATCCTCGCGCACACGATTAAGGGCTACGCCCTCGGCTCGCACTTCGCCGGCCGTAACTCGACGCACCAGATGAAGAAGCTGACCCTCGAGGACGCCAAGCAGCTGCGCGATCGCCTCCAGATCCCGATCACGGACGAGGAGCTCGAGCGCGATCCCTACATGCCGCCGTACTACATGCCGCCAGCCGATCACCCGGCCCTGCAGTACATGAAGGAGCGCCGCGAAATCCTCGGCGGTTGGGTGCCCGAGCGCCGCGCCGACCGTCAGCCGAAGCTTCCCGCCCTGCCCACGCGTCCCTTCGAGGCGCTCTCGAAGGGTTCCGGCAAGCTCGAGGTCGCCACGACCATGGCTCTCGTACGCCTCATCAAGGACCTGCTCAAGGACAAGGAGGTCGGCAAGTACTTCGTGCCGATCATCCCCGACGAGGCCCGTACCTTCGGTCTGGACGCGATCTTCCCGTCGGCGAAGATCTTCAACACGACCGGCCAGTCCTACACGCCCGTCGATGCGGACATGATGCTGTCCTACCGTGAGTCCGAGCAGGGCCGCATCCTGCACACGGGCATCACCGAGGCCGGCTCCTCCGCCGCGTTCCAGGTCGTCGGCACGGCGTACGCCACGCACGACCTGCCGATGGTGCCGATCTACATCTTCTACTCGATGTTCGGCTTCCAGCGCACCGGCGACCAGTTCTGGGCCGCGGGCGACCAGCTGACCAAGGGCTTCGTCATCGGCGCGACCGCCGGCCGCACGACGCTCGCAGGCGAGGGCCTGCAGCACATGGACGGCCACTCTCAGGTCCTGGCTGCCACGAACCACGCGTTCGTCTCCTACGATCCGGCCTACGCGTACGAGATCCGCCACATCATGGCGGATGGCCTGCAGCGTATGTACGGCGACGCGGACGGCCGCGATCCGAACGTCATGTACTACATCACCGTCTACAACGAGCCGATTCATCAGCCTGCGGAGCCGGAGAACGTCGACGTCGAGGGCATCATCAAGGGTATCTACAACGTCGATGAGCACCAGAACTTCGGTGGTCCCAAGGCTCAGCTGCTCGCCTCCGGCGTGGGCGTGCCGTGGGCGCGCGAGGCTCGCGAGCTGCTGGCCCGCGACTGGGGCGTGGATGCCGCCGTGTGGTCCGTGACCTCGTGGAACGAGCTGCGTCGTGATGGCCTGGATGCTGAGGAGCACAACTTCCTGCACCCGTCCGAGCCCCGCCGCACGCCCTACGTGTCGACGAAGCTCGCGGGTCGCGAGGGTCCGTTTGTGGCTTCCTCCGACTTCGACCGCATGCTGCCCGACCAGATCCGTCAGTGGATCCCCGGTGACTACCACGTGCTCGGCGCGGATGGCTTCGGCTTCTCCGACACCCGTCGCGCGGCCCGTCGTTGGTACCACATCGACGCCGAGTCGATGGTCGTGCGCACACTGGCTGCCCTGGCCGACAAGGGTCAGGTTGACCCGTCCGTCGTCCAGCAGGCGATCGAGAAGTACGACCTGTTCAACTACTCGATCCAGGGCAACGACCATGCTGGCGAGGAGTGA
- a CDS encoding M50 family metallopeptidase, whose amino-acid sequence MGSIVGIVVVVIGILASVALHEVGHMLPAKKFGVLVPDYAVGFGPALWKKKIGDTTYALRAILLGGYVKIVGMYAPARPGTRLVGRGGKPTLAQEAREASAVEIPEGKEHRAFYRLSAPKKIAVMLGGPLMNLLICIVLSAVTMIGIGAPTASRTIADVPATIMSASGEVASPAYEAGVRPGDTVVAWNGQPVATFAELQHAVGATQEGESAVLTVERDGSTVDLSVSPVTGAQGARLVGVTAGYEYVSASPADVAAANWQMFTGTTAVVTRLPQAVWQVGRSVFTDEKRDSSGVVSVVGVGRLAGEVTGDSQALGLRDTRQVVAVLLSLLASLNMALFVFNLIPLPPLDGGHILGAIYEGVRRTVARVRGAEDPGPADTARLVPVTWVVGGLLVAMSVILIVADIVKPVSLG is encoded by the coding sequence GTGGGCTCAATCGTCGGTATTGTCGTTGTCGTTATCGGAATCTTGGCCTCGGTTGCCCTGCACGAGGTGGGGCATATGCTCCCCGCGAAGAAGTTTGGGGTGCTGGTCCCCGATTACGCGGTGGGTTTTGGTCCGGCCCTGTGGAAGAAGAAGATCGGCGACACAACCTATGCGCTGCGCGCGATTTTGCTTGGCGGTTACGTGAAGATCGTCGGCATGTACGCGCCGGCACGACCGGGTACTCGGCTCGTGGGTCGCGGCGGTAAGCCGACGCTCGCGCAGGAAGCTCGTGAGGCCTCGGCCGTGGAGATCCCTGAGGGCAAGGAACACCGCGCGTTCTACCGTCTGAGCGCCCCGAAGAAGATCGCGGTCATGCTTGGTGGCCCGCTCATGAATCTGCTGATCTGCATCGTCTTGTCGGCGGTGACGATGATCGGCATCGGTGCTCCCACGGCCTCGCGCACGATTGCGGACGTCCCGGCCACGATCATGAGCGCTTCCGGTGAGGTCGCTTCCCCCGCGTACGAGGCAGGGGTTCGCCCCGGGGACACGGTCGTCGCGTGGAATGGGCAGCCGGTTGCCACCTTCGCGGAGCTGCAGCACGCGGTTGGGGCCACCCAGGAGGGCGAGTCTGCCGTGCTGACGGTGGAGCGCGACGGCAGCACCGTGGACCTGAGTGTTTCTCCTGTGACGGGCGCTCAGGGGGCGCGCTTGGTGGGCGTGACGGCTGGATACGAGTACGTGTCGGCGTCGCCCGCCGATGTGGCAGCGGCGAACTGGCAGATGTTCACCGGGACGACGGCGGTCGTGACCCGCCTGCCTCAGGCTGTGTGGCAGGTCGGCCGCTCCGTGTTTACTGACGAAAAGCGCGACTCCTCGGGTGTCGTGTCCGTCGTGGGCGTGGGGCGCCTGGCCGGCGAGGTGACGGGTGATTCGCAGGCGCTGGGTCTGCGCGACACGCGTCAGGTTGTCGCCGTGCTGCTGAGCCTCTTGGCATCGCTCAACATGGCCCTTTTCGTCTTTAACCTGATCCCGTTGCCGCCGCTGGACGGCGGGCACATTCTCGGGGCGATCTATGAGGGTGTGCGCCGAACGGTGGCCCGCGTGCGTGGGGCGGAGGATCCCGGCCCGGCGGACACGGCTCGCCTCGTTCCCGTTACCTGGGTTGTCGGCGGCCTGCTGGTCGCGATGAGCGTCATTCTGATCGTTGCAGACATCGTGAAGCCGGTGTCGCTCGGCTGA
- a CDS encoding DUF3145 domain-containing protein — protein MRGSYTRGVLFVHSTPPALCPHIEWALGTALGQEVHLQWSDQEAAPGMVRCEFSWVGPIGSGARLASALRGWEHLRYEVTEEATASSDGGRWCHTPSLGIFHSQMDTIGNVVVPEDRIRAALESATTYEELREGLDLALGQAWDDELESFRHAGAGAPVRWLNNRVG, from the coding sequence ATGAGAGGGTCATACACCCGCGGTGTACTTTTCGTGCACTCAACACCGCCCGCTCTGTGCCCGCACATCGAGTGGGCGCTGGGTACCGCGCTCGGCCAGGAGGTGCACCTCCAGTGGTCGGACCAGGAAGCGGCGCCGGGCATGGTTCGCTGCGAGTTCTCGTGGGTCGGACCGATCGGCTCGGGCGCCCGTTTGGCGTCCGCTCTGCGCGGTTGGGAACACCTGCGTTACGAGGTGACGGAGGAGGCCACGGCCTCGAGCGACGGTGGCCGCTGGTGCCACACGCCCTCCCTCGGTATCTTCCATTCCCAGATGGACACCATTGGTAACGTCGTCGTGCCCGAGGATCGCATCCGTGCGGCCCTGGAGTCCGCCACGACGTACGAGGAGTTGCGCGAGGGTCTCGACCTGGCTCTCGGCCAGGCCTGGGATGACGAACTTGAGTCCTTCCGCCACGCCGGTGCCGGTGCGCCCGTGCGTTGGCTCAACAATCGGGTGGGCTAA
- a CDS encoding acyl carrier protein, with protein MGSIADLLGDQLRAGLAQLVNPDVPDEAPDAAPASSESAAETAQDRAREAAMEAVVDEADLDPVDARGELTLRGDLDMDDVSLYAVVARVEREAKVTLNDSQIEKWVTLADLLDAVSDAASNH; from the coding sequence ATGGGTTCTATTGCCGATTTGCTCGGTGACCAGCTGCGTGCAGGCTTAGCGCAGCTGGTCAACCCCGATGTGCCCGACGAGGCGCCCGACGCGGCCCCTGCCTCGTCCGAAAGTGCCGCTGAGACCGCCCAGGATCGCGCCCGCGAGGCCGCGATGGAGGCCGTGGTCGATGAGGCCGACCTCGATCCCGTAGACGCACGCGGAGAGCTCACGCTGCGCGGCGATCTGGATATGGACGACGTATCCCTCTACGCCGTCGTCGCGCGCGTGGAGCGCGAGGCGAAGGTGACGCTTAACGACTCTCAGATTGAGAAGTGGGTGACGCTCGCGGACCTGCTTGACGCCGTTTCTGACGCCGCGTCCAATCACTAG
- the def gene encoding peptide deformylase, producing MAIRPIRIIGDPVLRTVCDPITEITPNVKALVEDLLEGVDMDGRAGLAANQIGVSLRAFSWNIDGEIGYVLNPRIVALSDDEYQDGDEGCLSVPELWYPTERAWYARCEGTDLDGKKVVVEGEELMARCIQHECDHLDGHIYIDRLDRATRKKALRDIRNAGF from the coding sequence ATGGCTATTCGTCCCATCCGTATCATCGGTGACCCGGTCCTGCGCACCGTCTGTGATCCCATCACGGAGATCACGCCGAATGTGAAGGCGCTCGTCGAGGATCTACTCGAGGGCGTCGACATGGACGGCCGCGCCGGCCTGGCCGCCAACCAGATTGGCGTCAGCCTGCGCGCGTTCTCCTGGAACATCGACGGCGAGATCGGCTACGTGTTGAACCCCCGCATCGTCGCTCTGAGCGACGATGAGTACCAGGACGGCGACGAGGGCTGCCTATCGGTTCCCGAGCTGTGGTACCCGACTGAACGTGCCTGGTACGCGCGCTGCGAGGGCACTGACCTGGACGGCAAGAAGGTCGTTGTCGAGGGCGAGGAGCTCATGGCGCGCTGCATCCAGCACGAGTGCGACCACCTGGACGGCCACATCTACATCGACCGCCTCGATCGGGCGACCCGCAAGAAGGCGCTGCGCGACATTCGCAACGCTGGCTTCTGA
- the aspA gene encoding aspartate ammonia-lyase, whose amino-acid sequence MTRTEEDLLGTREVPKDAYWGIHTLRAIENYQISGRTINEAPELIRAFAQVKKACALANMQLKAMKPAKAEAIIAACDEIVENGRCMDQFPVDQFQGGAGTSVNMNANEVIANLALEILGEEKGRYDIINPNDHVNRSQSTNDAYPTAFRIALWRKVNRLRKAIDELADAFDEKGAEFRHILTMGRTQLQDAVPMSLGSEFSAFAHTLREEDERLVNNAELLLETNLGATAIGTGLNTPDGYQQVVVRHLRRITGARVVGSPNLLEATSDTGAYVSMHATIKRSAVKLSKVCNDLRLLASGPRAGLNEINLPKMAAGSSIMPAKVNPVIPEVVNQVCFKVIGNDQTVTMAAEAGQLQLNVMEPVIAQALIESINLLVNACDTLRERCITGITANAEVCRGYVENSIGIVTYFNDVIGHHLGDVVGKRAAAEGKTVREVIHDMELLSEEEVERILSPDNLANPKYAGTEED is encoded by the coding sequence TTGACCCGCACCGAAGAAGATCTGCTCGGCACCCGCGAAGTACCCAAGGACGCGTACTGGGGCATTCATACGCTGCGAGCAATCGAGAACTATCAGATCTCGGGTCGCACGATCAATGAAGCACCCGAACTCATCCGCGCGTTCGCGCAGGTGAAGAAGGCGTGCGCCTTGGCGAACATGCAGCTCAAGGCGATGAAGCCGGCCAAGGCCGAGGCAATTATCGCCGCCTGCGATGAGATCGTCGAAAACGGCCGCTGCATGGACCAGTTCCCCGTCGACCAGTTCCAGGGCGGTGCCGGTACCTCCGTCAACATGAACGCGAACGAGGTTATCGCGAACCTGGCGCTCGAGATCCTGGGGGAGGAGAAGGGCCGCTACGACATCATCAACCCCAACGATCACGTCAACCGCTCCCAGTCGACGAACGACGCGTACCCGACGGCGTTCCGTATCGCCCTGTGGCGCAAGGTGAACCGCCTGCGCAAGGCGATCGATGAACTCGCCGATGCTTTTGATGAGAAGGGCGCCGAGTTCCGCCACATTCTGACGATGGGCCGCACGCAGCTGCAGGACGCCGTCCCGATGTCCCTGGGTAGCGAGTTTTCCGCCTTCGCGCACACGCTGCGCGAGGAGGATGAGCGCCTCGTCAACAACGCTGAACTGCTCCTGGAGACTAACCTCGGCGCGACTGCGATCGGCACCGGCCTAAACACTCCGGACGGCTACCAGCAGGTCGTCGTGCGCCACCTGCGCCGCATCACGGGGGCGCGCGTCGTCGGCTCCCCGAACCTCCTCGAAGCCACGTCGGATACGGGCGCCTACGTGTCCATGCACGCCACGATTAAGCGCAGCGCCGTCAAGCTGTCCAAGGTCTGCAACGACCTGCGTCTGCTGGCTTCCGGCCCGCGTGCCGGCCTCAACGAGATCAACCTGCCGAAGATGGCCGCAGGCTCGTCGATCATGCCCGCCAAGGTCAACCCCGTCATCCCCGAGGTTGTTAACCAGGTGTGCTTCAAGGTCATCGGCAACGACCAGACCGTTACCATGGCCGCCGAGGCCGGTCAGCTCCAGCTCAATGTCATGGAGCCCGTCATCGCACAGGCGCTCATCGAGTCCATCAACCTGCTCGTCAACGCATGCGATACGCTGCGTGAACGCTGCATCACTGGCATCACTGCGAACGCCGAGGTCTGCCGCGGCTACGTCGAAAACTCGATCGGCATCGTCACGTACTTCAACGACGTCATCGGCCACCATCTGGGCGATGTAGTGGGTAAGCGCGCCGCGGCGGAGGGCAAGACCGTTCGCGAAGTCATCCACGACATGGAGCTCCTCTCGGAGGAAGAGGTCGAGCGCATCCTCTCGCCGGACAACCTCGCGAACCCGAAGTACGCGGGTACAGAGGAAGACTGA
- a CDS encoding flavin reductase gives MHVPYETEKFYYGFPVYILAYPDEAVGVGITTGSSSYSLGQMVMIGCDSTTHAARAIKRSGVCSLNLFGAEAMGLFEYAGTVSGGHKLRDAHVPSSDHDGIPVLDGSQMSLLCRVLEATDDGIYTHFRCAITQRLVDSALIDGHGRFRYEELRTVEYVGDSRRRIYRYFSDRVERFGTFVRSFKESLLP, from the coding sequence ATGCACGTTCCCTACGAAACCGAGAAGTTCTACTACGGCTTTCCCGTCTACATCCTGGCCTACCCGGACGAGGCCGTCGGCGTCGGCATCACGACGGGTTCGTCGTCATACTCGCTGGGGCAGATGGTCATGATCGGCTGCGACTCAACGACGCATGCTGCCCGCGCGATCAAGCGCTCTGGCGTATGCTCCCTCAATCTGTTCGGTGCCGAAGCCATGGGTCTTTTCGAGTACGCGGGAACAGTTTCCGGCGGTCACAAGCTCCGCGACGCGCACGTGCCTTCGAGCGATCACGACGGCATCCCCGTGCTCGACGGCTCCCAGATGAGCCTGCTGTGCCGTGTCCTGGAGGCCACGGATGACGGCATTTACACACACTTCCGCTGCGCGATCACTCAGCGCCTGGTCGACTCCGCACTGATCGATGGTCACGGCCGCTTCCGCTACGAGGAGCTGCGCACCGTCGAATACGTGGGCGACTCTCGCAGGCGCATCTACCGTTACTTCTCGGACAGGGTGGAGCGTTTTGGCACTTTCGTGCGCTCCTTCAAGGAGTCTCTCCTCCCCTAG